The genome window GGCAATCGTCGCGCCATCGGCAAACACCAGGTAATGCCAATCACCGACCTTAGCGTCTTTCAGGCCTTTACCGAGGCTCAGGTCCTCCAGGCTGAGCGAGTAGCCACGATAGCCTTCGCTCAGCCTGATTTGGCCCGGCACAGCGGCCGCGAATTGGCGATTGATGCCGAAGCCCTGGGTGTGCAGCGCAGCTTGCAGCGCTGGACGCAGTACCTGTACGCCGTTGGAAGGCGCCTTTGGATAAGTCAGTTGCATGATGCAGCCCTCCTCAGTTTTTTACGGTGAAGTACGTGTTGGTCCAATTGCCGCCGCCGTTGTACGAACCGGGGAACGCGTTCAAGGCACGGGTCGAATAGCCGTAGATCGAGTCGGCGATCAACAGGTAATTGCCGTTGGTGCCATAGATCACCAGAAAGTGCGCACCGCCACCGTACCAGGCGCAACGCAAACCGATGGGGCGGCCCATGTTGAGCTGCTTCTGGATGGCCGACATCTGCAGCGAGCCTTGATTCATACCGTTGTAACTGCGCGTGATCCGCAAAGCGGCGTCCAGATAGCCGTAGACGTTGCAGGGGCCCGGCTGGTTGCAGCAGTTGCGGTCCAGCGCGTTACTGGCCACGCCGCATTGGGTCCAGGACCCGGTGCCGTAGTAGTTACCGACCGACGCGGAAACCGCCGCCCAACACCAGTTGGTCTGGGTTTGTTTCTGCATGCTGAAATTCAGGCCGGCGGCGGCCATTGCTTTGGGCTGATGAGCCGCGTCTACCTCGACCAATTGCGGGTCGAGCAGATGGCCGACCAGGCAGTTGGGCTGTGTATCGCCGGTGAACCGGGTTGTTTCAGGGGTTAACATTTTTCAATCCTCCATGAATGAACACACGCGTCCAGCGTGTAAAGGTGCAGCGGTGTTGCTGAGCTATCGACGTTCCGGGATGCCCGTATTCGAGGGCGCGTACCGATCTGGCTCGGGGTAACCCTAGGTGTGAATATGCATTAACGCAAACAATTAAATGCATATGCGCATATCTGCCCTTTATCAAAAGTGACAGCGTTTAAAAGGTGATGGATTATCTGGAAGCCCGATCTATGCGAATCGGCGGTTTTTTTGCTGTGTAACAATCAACCCCGTCGTCGCTTCGCAATGTGCGCCTGGCCGACCCGGCTGTCAGTGAATGTTTGAAACAGAGTCTCAGGTAACTTAAACGATTCAGGCCCAGCACGAACCTTTCTCCACAAACCGACGTCCGAGCTTAAGCACTGTTGCTTACCGCCTGCCGCGAGGTTCACATTTGAAAGCCGCCATCATCAAAAAGTACCGTTTGGTCATCAAGACCATGGGCTATGTGGGCTGGTCCCTGTTCTGGCTCTTGTTGTGGGATGTCGCCGTCACGGTGGACTTCATGCTGTTCCTGACCACCAAGATCACTTTGCCGCTGATGCCCCTTACCCTGCTGGGTTCGGCGCTGGTGGTGCTGATCAGTTTTCGTAACAGCAGCGCCTATAACCGCTGGTGGGAAGCACGCACGCTGTGGGGCGCCATGGTGAATAACTCACGTAGCTTCGCGCGCCAGGTGCTGACCCTGCTGGATGATGCGGACGGCGACGTTAACCCGATCAAAGCCACCCTGCTACGCCGCCATGTGGCGTATGTGAATTGCCTGGCGGCGCACCTCAGGGGCAAGCCGTGCCCTGATGAAGTGCGCGCGTTTATCCCGGCCGCAGAGTTCGCGCGCAACGGCGCCACCAACAACTTTGCCAATGACATCCTCACCGGCTCGGCGGCATTGCTGGCCAAGGAGTACAAGGCGGGGCACCTGGACAGCATTCGCCTGGCACGCCTGGAGTCGACGCTGGTGGACCTGTCCAACGCCCAGGGCGGCATGGAGCGTATCGCCAACACGCCGCTGCCCTACCCCTACGTGTACTTTCCACGGCTGTTTATTTCGCTGTTCTGCCTGATCGTGCCGGTGGGCCTGGTGGAGTCCCTGGGTTGGTTTACCCCGCTGGCGTCGACGGTGGTGGGCTTTATGCTGCTGGCAATCGAGCGCATTGGCACCGACCTGCAAAGCCCGTTCCGCTCCAGCGAACACCAGATCCAGATGGAAACCATCTGCGAAACCATCGAGAAAAACCTGCAGTCGATGCAGCGTGATGCCCTGGGTGGCGACCGTATCGGTTGACCACCTGTCTTCCCAGCGCTTAAGCCCTCAAGTGCCCGCTGCCCCGGTCGATATACCGGGGTAAGCATGGGCCGCTTCCTTCCTTAAAAACACATGCGACGTGCACCGTTCCCCCTTGCCAAAACTATAAATACCCGCGGGAGAAGTCATGAATATCAAGCAAAAGCTGACCTGGGCATTTGCCGCTGTCGCGTGCGTGCCGGTTATCCTGGTCGCCGTGCTCGTCGTGTTGAATCTGCGCGAGGGGGCCCTGGCCAATTTCCTCGACAGCAGTGGCCGTGAGATCCGCCAGATCGACAATGGCATGAAGCAGTTTTTCGACGGCATCAGCCAGAACGTCGAGTACGTGGCCAAGGACCCGCGCGTTGTCGCGGCCAAAGACCTGAAGAGTTACGCCGGCGCCGACGCCGCGCAAATCCCGCTGACGCCGACCAACCAAGAACTGTTGGCGATTTTCGACCAGTTCGCCAAGAGCCACCCGAGCACCGCCTACTTGTCCCTGGGCTTGAAGGACGGCGGCTACGCCAGTTGGCCTGATGACACCAAACTGAGCAACTACGACCCGCGTGTGCGCCCTTGGTACCAGGCCGCCGTCGCCGCACCGGGCAAAACCGTGCGCACCGGGGCCTACTACTGGGCGCCGGACGATGTGACGCTGATCGGCACCGTGCACACGGTTGCCGATGCCAGCGGGGCGATTCTCGGTGTGGTCGGCCTGGACGTGTCGCTCAAGCAACTCACCGAGCTGGTGCGCAACATCAAGCTGGGTGACAGCGGCTACCTGATGCTGGTGGAAGCCAACGGCAACGTGCTGGTGGACCCCAGCGATGCCAAGCACAACTTCAAGCCCCTGGCGGACCTGGGCGCCAACTACGCCGAGCTGGCCAAGCGCGGCGACGGCGTGACCCAGATCGACATCGACGGCGTGGCCTACATGGCCAACGTGGTCAGTTCCAAAGATTTGGGCTGGCGCTTCATCGGCCTGATCAAACGCGATGAAGTGATGGCGCAAGCTTCCAGCCTCACCTGGCTGATCGCAGCGATTGCTGCGGTGTTGGCGGTGATCTTCGCAATTGTCGGCGCCAGCTTCGCCCGGGTCATCGTGCGGCCGATTCGCGGGGTCGCCGATGGCCTGCAAGAGATTGCCGAAGGGGAAGGCGACCTGACCCGCCAACTCAAGGTCCAGGGCAAGGACGAAACCGCCAGCCTGGCGGGCTGGTTCAACCAGTTCCTGGGCATGATCGCCCAACTGGTGCAGCGTATCGGCAGTGCCTCAACCGACTTGCAAGCCGCTGCCGCCGACACCAGCGAAGTGGCCAACAACATGAACCAGGCGGCCGGTCGCCAGCGCGAAGCCGTGGAGCTGGTGAGCACCGCCTTCAATGAAATGGTGGCCACCGCCAACGAAGTCGCACGCTCGTGCAGCGCCGCCGCGTCGAGTGCCGACGAAGGCTACCGCGACGTGCACGACGGCCAGCAGCACATCGGTGAAGCCACCGGCAGCGTGCTCAAGCTGAGCGAAGACCTGCAGCGCTCGACCCAGACCATGCAGTTGCTGGAGCAGGACAGCAAGAACATCAACACCATCCTCGACACCATTCGCTCAATCGCCGAACAGACCAACCTGCTCGCGCTCAACGCAGCGATCGAGGCGGCACGCGCCGGGGACCAGGGCCGTGGCTTTGCGGTGGTCGCCGACGAGGTGCGCGCCCTGGCCCGGCGCACCGCCGACTCCACCGGCGAGATCGACAGCCTGCTGGGCAACCTCGCCCGCCGCACTCAGGAAGTCACCCAGCAGATGCAGGGGAGCCTGCTGGTGTCGCACACCAGCGTGGAGCGCATCCAGCAAGCCCGCGACAGCTTCGACAAGATCCGTGGCTCGGTGGACTCGATTCGCGATCAGAACACCCAGATCGCCACGGCCGCTGAAGAGCAGCATCAGGTGGCCGAAGAAATCAACCGGCACATCGCGCAGATCCATGCCGATGCGCAGTTGGTGGAAGGCTTTGCCCACTCGGCACAGACCGGCTCGGGCCGCTTGACCGACATTTCCGGTCAGCTCAAGGGGTTGGTGGGGCGCTTCAAGTTCTAGAAAAGTGGGCCACGGCAATCGCCACAGGCAAAGCGCAGCGTCGCGATGCCGATGAGCGCGTGACTATTGCCGTATGGCGCGTTGGTTTAACAGGCATGGCGACTGTCCTTTAAGGCGTCGCCTCACGAGTGACGGTTGCTCGATGCCTGGCGCATCCCTCCCCCCGCAGGCGCCCTGCACACCGACCGAATGAGGTCAGCCCGCCGCCCGCGCACATGACCGGCCTGGCTGCGTTCCAGCGACGCGGCTGCGGCATGACGCCGCAGACCGCCGATCCCCCTCAAGCCTGTAAAAGACTATTACAGGACAGAATGTACTAACCAGTTACTTATCTTGCTAACATTCGACCCTTAGTCACTCACCGTTGAGTCCTGTCGACATGAAACGAGCATCCCGCGCCACTGGCGCCTCACGATATCTCCTGCTGGGCCTGGGCGTGGTCATCGCCTTGCTCGGCGTGGCCCTGGCCGTTGGCGGCGCCAAGCTGGTCAGCCTGGGCGGTTCCTGGTACTTCCTCGTCGGTGGCGTGGCCATGGCGGTGTCCGGCCTGATGATTGCGCAGCGCAAACCGGCCGGCGCGTGGCTATTCGCAGCCTTCTTGGTCGGCACGGCCGTATGGGCGGTGGCGGATGTGGGGCTGGTGTTCTGGCCGCTGTTCTCGCGGCTGTTCATGTTTGCGGTGATCGGCCTGGTGGTGGCGCTGATGTATCCGCTGCTGGTTGGCCGGCCTGCACGCGGTGCGTATGGCATCGCTGCCGTGATGGCCGTCGGCGTGGCGGTTGCGGCGGGCAATATGTTCGTCGCTCACCCAAGCGTCGCCCCAACCGGCACCGGCCCTGGCATCACGCCGGTCGCCGCAGCTGACGCGCAAAAAGATTGGGCGCACTACGGCAATACCGAAGGCGGCAGCCGTTTTGCGGCGCTGGACCAGATCAACCGCGACACCGTCAATAAGCTCAAGGTGGCGTGGACCTACCACACCGGCGACGTGGCCATCAGCGACGGCAACGGTGCCGAAGACCAACTGACGCCCCTGCAGATCGGCAACAAGGTGTTCATCTGCACACCGCATAACAACCTGATCGCGCTGGACGCCGACACTGGCAAAGAGCTGTGGAAGAACGAGGTCAACGCCAAGTCGGCGGTATGGCAGCGTTGCCGTGGCATGGCCTATTTCGATGCCACCGCGACGATCGCCCAGCCGACCCAACCGAACAGCTCGCCGATCATTGCCGCCAGCGTCCCGGCCGGTGCGCAATGCCAGCGCCGTTTGCTGACCAACACCATCGATGCACGCCTGATCGCCGTGGATGCCGACACCGGTAAATTCTGCGAAGACTTCGGTTCCCACGGCCAAGTGGACCTGAAAGCCGGCCTGGGCGCGGTACCGGACAGCTACTACCAATTGTCCTCGGCACCGTTGATCGCCGGCACCACCGTGGTGGTCGGCGGGCGTGTCGCCGATAACGTGCAAACCGACATGCCGGGCGGCGTGATCCGTGGTTTCGACGTGATCAGCGGGCAAATGCGCTGGGCCTTCGACCCAGGCAACCCCGAAGACAAGCAGGCCCCAGCGGCCGGCAGTACCTATGTGCGCAGCACACCGAACAGCTGGGCGCCGATGTCTTACGACCCGCTGATGAACACAGTGTTCCTGCCAATGGGCAGCTCCTCCACCGACATCTATGGCGTGGAACGCACCCAGCTCAACCATAAGTACGGCGCCTCGGTGCTGGC of Pseudomonas fluorescens contains these proteins:
- a CDS encoding bestrophin family protein, encoding MKAAIIKKYRLVIKTMGYVGWSLFWLLLWDVAVTVDFMLFLTTKITLPLMPLTLLGSALVVLISFRNSSAYNRWWEARTLWGAMVNNSRSFARQVLTLLDDADGDVNPIKATLLRRHVAYVNCLAAHLRGKPCPDEVRAFIPAAEFARNGATNNFANDILTGSAALLAKEYKAGHLDSIRLARLESTLVDLSNAQGGMERIANTPLPYPYVYFPRLFISLFCLIVPVGLVESLGWFTPLASTVVGFMLLAIERIGTDLQSPFRSSEHQIQMETICETIEKNLQSMQRDALGGDRIG
- a CDS encoding papain-like cysteine protease family protein — encoded protein: MLTPETTRFTGDTQPNCLVGHLLDPQLVEVDAAHQPKAMAAAGLNFSMQKQTQTNWCWAAVSASVGNYYGTGSWTQCGVASNALDRNCCNQPGPCNVYGYLDAALRITRSYNGMNQGSLQMSAIQKQLNMGRPIGLRCAWYGGGAHFLVIYGTNGNYLLIADSIYGYSTRALNAFPGSYNGGGNWTNTYFTVKN
- a CDS encoding glucose/quinate/shikimate family membrane-bound PQQ-dependent dehydrogenase, with product MKRASRATGASRYLLLGLGVVIALLGVALAVGGAKLVSLGGSWYFLVGGVAMAVSGLMIAQRKPAGAWLFAAFLVGTAVWAVADVGLVFWPLFSRLFMFAVIGLVVALMYPLLVGRPARGAYGIAAVMAVGVAVAAGNMFVAHPSVAPTGTGPGITPVAAADAQKDWAHYGNTEGGSRFAALDQINRDTVNKLKVAWTYHTGDVAISDGNGAEDQLTPLQIGNKVFICTPHNNLIALDADTGKELWKNEVNAKSAVWQRCRGMAYFDATATIAQPTQPNSSPIIAASVPAGAQCQRRLLTNTIDARLIAVDADTGKFCEDFGSHGQVDLKAGLGAVPDSYYQLSSAPLIAGTTVVVGGRVADNVQTDMPGGVIRGFDVISGQMRWAFDPGNPEDKQAPAAGSTYVRSTPNSWAPMSYDPLMNTVFLPMGSSSTDIYGVERTQLNHKYGASVLALDASTGAEKWVYQTVHNDLWDFDLPMQPSLIDFTPPGSNKPVPAVVIGTKAGQIYVLDRATGKPLTDVKEVPVKAANIPNEPYSLTQPKSVGMPQIGAQTLRESDMWGATPYDQLLCRIDFKGMRYDGLYTAPGTDKSLSFPGSLGGMNWGSISTDPVHGFIFVNDMRLGLWIQMIPSQNKAQAASGGEALNTGMGAVPLKGTPYAVNKNRFLSVAGIPCQAPPFGTLTAIDMKTQQIAWQVPVGTVEDTGPLGIRMHLPIKVGLPTLGGTLSTQGGLIFIAGTQDFYLRAFNSGNGDEVWKARLPVGSQGGPMTYVSPKTGKQYIVITAGGARQSTDRGDYVIAYALP